The following nucleotide sequence is from Flavimarina sp. Hel_I_48.
CTTGTCTAACGCATCATTTTCTACCGGGCTGGCATCATCAATATAACTTCGGCGCAGTCCCACGGCAGGTATATTCACACTGGGAGTGTCACTACTCACGATAACGCGGTTGACATCAACTTCAATGTTACCGGTAAGGTCTGTAGGTGTAATTACGATCTCGTCCAGTTTGTTGAGGTTCTCGCGCAGGGTAACGATAATTTTTTTATTTTGAATCATACCCAGGTCTACCTGTAGTTCAAAGGGAGTAAACTGTATAGACTGCACCAATATTTTATCTCCCTGGCGTACATTCAAAAAGAAAATACCATTTCGGTTTGTTATGGTACCGCGGGTTGAGGATTCATTAAAAATCACTATACCTTCATTATCGTCTCCTGGTGGTACATTTACCTTTCCTTCTATCAGCATACGGTTGTTAAAAGACTGAGCCGTAAGCTGGTTAATACTCAAGACTATTAGGAAGGTGTAAAATAATTTCATATCATGTATTTTTTCTGAATTTCCGATAAGAAATGATAAAGAAGAACCTATGCGTGTGTAAATTTTTGTTAAATTGATTCCTACAAACCGATATAACCAACTTGAATGAAAAAAATAATACTCGCCAGTACCTCTACCCTTTACGGGGAAGAGTATCTAAAATACTTATTGCCTGCCATTAATACTCACTTTGAAAAGGTAGAACGCCTGGTCTTTATACCTTACGCCCGTCCCGGAGGCCTTTCTCACGATCTGTACACAGAACGGGTGCAGGAGGTTTTCAACGAACTGGATATTGAAGTGAATGGCTTACATCAGTTTGATGATCCCATTGCAGCATTAGAGGGGGCGCAGGCTATATTTGCCGGTGGCGGAAATACATTTTTACTGGTAAATGAACTTTGTAAAAGAAATCTAATGCCAGTGTTACGCAATGTTCTCTTCAATGGTACTCCTTATCTAGGAACAAGTGCCGGAAGTAATATTTGCGGTATTACCATGCAAACTACTAATGACATGCCCATTGTCTACCCACCAAGTTTTAAAACCATTGGTGCAGTCCCCTTTAATATCAACGCTCATTATATAGACCCAGATTTTGACGGTACGCATATGGGGGAAACCCGGGAAACCCGTATAAAAGAATACCATAAATTTAATAGTCCACCAGTAGTGGGATTGCGTGAAGGTAGCTGGTTGACCGTTACTGGTGATACCATTATATTAAACGGTCAGCATGAAGCAAGGATATTTACCCAGCATGCTAAACCTTACGAATTGGCTAGTGGGGAGACACTTGTTTTTTAAATGTAAACCAATAATTTGTAATTACATCTGGCTTATAATTTTTTTAGAAAATGATGTGCCCAGATCTCATAGCCTTCATTTAGATAGAATTTGTGACTAGGGTAATTCTGTACATAACTGTTGAGTTCTGAAGTCTCACAGCCTTTCTCGCGTGCGTAATCAAAGATCCACTCAAAGACATCTTTTCCCAGACCTTTTCTCCTATATTCCGGTATGATATACACATGGTCTGGCTCACAGGTTTTGCCACAATAATGACGGGTAGCAAACCATAGTCCAAAAACACCTACTAACGTACGCTCTATAAAAATACCCTGGCATTCATAATTCTGCTCAAACATACTTTCAAACCTTTTTATGAGTAGCTCATTTTCTATAGTATTGCCCATGAGTTCATGAACGAGTGGCAAAAAGATGTTAATATCTTCTTTAAATAGTCGCTTGATTTTTAAAGCGGTCATAATTTCGCTATTTTGAATGAAATATTTTTATTCTAAGGAACCATCTGTTTCTAAGATGACCTTTAAACGAATCTTTGGATTTAAAAAAAATCTAAAATTAATTCTTTTACTTACAAAATCATGAATCAATCCATAAAACATAACGAGAATGATAGCCGCGGCGTCTTTTTAATAGAAAGCGATAATGGGATTATATCAGAACTTACCTACTCAAAAGACCGCAATGGGATCATGACCATTGACCATACGGAAACAAAACGTGGTGAAGAAGGAAAAGGGTATGCAGGTAAACTTGTGGAACATGCAGTGGCATACGCACGTAAAATGGAGTATAAGATTGATCCCTTATGTCCGTTTGCTGAGGTGAAATTTGATGAGCATCCCGAATATCAGGATGTACGTTCCTGATTTATTTTGAAATAAAATAGCGTTCTGATAATTTCAAATGTTGTTTTAAAATAAATTTTTTTGAACGAATTTTTGTCCATAAAATTCACACTCTTTCTTGATTTTAGTGAATACTATGATTTACTAAGTAAATACTCACCCTTTTACGCTTGACGGGGTACTTATTAAGTCATAAATATTATGAATATCAATCCGCATTTTTCAAATTAAAAGAAAAATAGCGGATTTCTTCTTTTTAAAGGTTTTTATAATTTCCTTCTTTAAGAGACTTCCTTTTTTCTGTAATCCTCAATGTAGTCATCATATTATACGAATGCCTTATTCTGCTTAATATTTTAGCTAAAACTTTATGTTGGTATGCCAAAGTTGACTGTGTAATATTTCCACAGTGTTTACATTTTAAGCCTTAATTACCGTTTTCGAGCAAGTTACCTTAAAAATGCAACTTACAAATTTCTTTAAAATTAACTTTAAATTAACGTTAAATAGACATTTTGTAGGAATTTACTTATAGTATATTTTTTTTGAACAACTATTAGCAAATTATTTTTTTATGCATAAAAATCAAGCATCATAAGGCCTACCGATGAAATACACAATTACCGTAAAACGGCTTATCGAAAAGTACGTACCACTTCTTTTTTGGTTTTTATATTTATCTAATTTAGCACATGTCATAACCCAACTTATGACAATCATTTTGAATGGTTCCCTAACACCATAATATCAAAATGGTTTTTTTCAAACCATTAGATTTAAACATCCATTAATCAATGTCTCTCTCATTATGAGTAACATACGGCCATTGGTATGTCTAATTTTGAAAATTTAATTTACCCTAAGATCATCTAATATTTATTGCTAAAATTATGAAACAACCTTACACCAATCTGAAATTATCCTTTAGGCCACTGTATTTTTTGGCCCTTTTAAGCATTTTATTTTTCGGTTTATCCTCCTTTACGAATATTAAAATATTCGATCTTAGGAATGCAAAAGTTCTTGAAAATGAAAGGCATGATCCACCTCAAAACGAGGTGTGTTCCCCTATAAGCATCCTAGCCTGCGAAGATATTATCAAAGGGCTTCCGTTAAATCTTAATTTTACTGAGCCTGTATTGAATACTCTGGGAGATGTAAACGGAACAGGAACTGGCTTTACCGCAGCTTTAGAGCATTCAGAAGCTAGACGATCTGGTGACCTTCCAGTATCAAACGCAGCGGTCAATGGCTACGAGCCCTCGTTGATAAGTATCAATAATGGTGGTCTGGAGTTAAAATCCCAAGCAGGTATAAACTATTTAAATCCTCCGGAAAGTAGCAATAACAACAATCAGGTAAATACCCTTGGTATAGGTTTACAAAGTATTGTTACGCCGCTCACCCTGGAGACAACATTAATAAATATAACTACAGGAACTGGTTCTGCCCAGGCAGGAATATGGTTCGGTATTGATGAAGATAACTTTGTCAAGCTTAATGTTTTGGCAAATAGTGTAGAGCTGCGAAAGGAACTGGGCGGTAGATCTATAAATGGAGATACGTCTCCAGATCAGATCTTAATAGATAATTTGGGTACAGTTGGCCAAAATGTAAAATTGAGGATGGTAGTTGATCCTATAGCAATGTCAATTACCGCTTACTATGCCATTAATGGTGGCGACTTTATTCAAGTTACTAAAAGTGATTATTCTGCTTTGAGTCTTCCCGAAGTTTATCTTTCAGGCAGGGATCTAAATTCTGAGATTTCTGATGTTAGCTTTGCAGGTATATATGCTACGCATCGTAATGGAAGTCAATTTACCGCACGTTTTGATTCTTTCTCTGCAATAGTAGAAAAAGAGGAGCTTGACCTTTCTTTTGATAAGGAAGCTTTAATATTTGAAAGTATCGAAGGGGATGTTATTGACCCACAAAGTGTTTCACTTACTGCAAATAAAGGAAATCCTACTTTTTCTCTGTCAGACGATCCTAGTTCTGGTGACTGGTTGATCCTTCCGGTAAATCCAGAACTTGGGGTATTGGAATTCAATATCAAACCTGATCTAGCTCCAAATACCTATAGCACGACCATAATTGCGATTCCTTCAAATGGGGATTACACTTCTGCAGAATTGCAGGTTAGTTTGGTTGTACGATCCAAGGAAAATGCCAGAACTGAGAACGATATTTCAGATTTTGACATTACTTCTGCCACGGGCCCAGCGGTACTCAACCTAGAGGGACATTTGGTTAATATAGAAGTGGAAAGGGGCACAGATCTTACTGCATTGACTCCGGTAATCGGCGTATCTGCTGGAGCATCCATCAGTCCAGATTCAGGTGTTGTTCAGGATTTTACCAACCCTGTTTTATATACAGTAACTGCGGAAGATGGCACGATGCAAGAATGGTCTGTTCGCGTTACAGAGGCCGCACTGGAGAACTTTTCATTTATAGAAAATTTTGAAACTTATAGTATAGGAAACCTTCATGAAGTTTCTAACGGTGCTTGGTCTAAAGAGAGAGTTACTGATGCATCTATACCAGTCGTTAACGAAGGTCTTACATCTAATACTGACTTCAGTATTGATTTGTCCCAGGGTCAACAAACGCATGATTATGAAACACTGATTTCAAATCCCAAAGAACTGGTTGCTGGACAGCCATTTTATTTTAATACCTATTTCAACGTTGCAAATCTAGGAGTAAATACTACAGATAGAATACGTTCTGTAGTACGAATAGATGATAATTTAAGCGGTGATCAATGGATACGTGAGCAGATTGCCTATACAGTGGATAACAAACTTGTCGCCATGCTGGGTCTGGAGGGATCTGGCTCAAATCAAGGTGCTATTGCGATTGATCCAGGTAAAACCATTCAATTTGTAACCCGTGGGGTATGGGATGGAAATGGTACTATAACCTATTCATGGACTATTGATCCACAGCTCAATCTTGAGCAAAACGTATGGACGGGAGCGGGCACACATGCCGTGCAAGGCACCCCTCGGGTAGGTCGTATATTCATAGGTTCCAACGGAATAAACAACGGTAGCTTAGGGCCCATACGATTAGGGACCAACTATTCTGAAATAGTGACCGAAGAAAACACGGAGGATGAACCGGAAGCCAAACCTCTCTTGTCTCTTTCCCCACAGAGAATTGTGGGTGACGTCATTGTAGATGCTAACTTATCCCTAATTAAACAAATAACAATAACCAATAGCGGTACGGCTCCCCTCAACGCAATTGAAGTGGTGATCAATGGAGAAAATGCTGAAAGTTTTTCAATAAATGGAATTCCCCAAACGGTTGCCCCTTCAGAAAGCGCAACCTTTGAGGTGGTTTTTAAACCAGGTAGTGTAGGACCCAAGTATGCATCATTGCGCGTTACTGCCGCAGACGTAAATCCCATGACGGTTTCACTAAATGGTCTGGGTAAATTAGGAAATGGTGGAGATAAAGAGCCATCCTTACAATGGGTTCTCGATACCCAGTTAGGTGAAGGTGCCGTTACCGTAGGTGACAACAATGCGGACACAAATATCATCGATTTGGCAAATGGCCAAAATTACAATACGTTGCTGGGTGACGAACTGGATATCAAAAGTTTTGAACGTGCAGCTTCGGGTAATGTTACATTGGAAGTTCTTAGTGCATTTGGACCAGAAGGTGCTGATCCCGTGACTGCATTTGGATGGTATGAAAGTGGTGATTCCGCAGTTCTTAATGAAATTTTTACTATTGGAAATGTATCCGGTAATGGCCAGACTTTAAATCCTGTTATTGATGGGGCAACAACATTTGATCCTGGGACTGCAAGCTTTGGTTTTTATAGTAGATGGCCATTTTTTAATAATCGTACGCTTTATAGCGAGGATGCCCTTAATACATTTAACGGAGCCATACCTCATCATGTTAGGGTATATGAACTTCCAGGCGAAGAAAACGCCTATATTATAGCCACAGAAGAACACATCAGCGGTTTTGATTATCAAGATATTGTTGTTATTGCTCGTAATATCAAACCCGCTGGGGAAGAAGTTGCCGGTTGCAATCCTATTTCAATTTTAGAATGTGATCAGCTTGAAGTTTCACTTCCTTATGAACTCTCCTTTGACGGTACCGAAGGCGGTCTCTCAAATACAGGTTTTACCATGGTAGATAATCCATCTGCGCGTATCCCACAAGATGGTGCCATAAACTACCCACAGGTACCGGGTTATGAACCCAGTCGTATTTCTTTTTCAAATGGCAGAATGACCTTAAAAGCCGCAAATGGGATAGCATACGTCAAAAATGGTACTATTGCGGGAACAAGTACAGATGTCAATTCGCAGATCAATACATTGGGAGTTGGTATCAATACAGCAGAATATTCAAATTTCAGTCTGAGGACAACTCTTGTAAACCCATACAGCGACGCTACTCAAAATTCTGAACAAGCTGGTTTATGGTTTGGCCTGGACGAGGATAATTTTGCAAAACTTGCTATCGCTAACGGTGGTGTTGTAGAACTTAGGACCGAAACCAATGGTTTGTCAGTTGATAGTGATGCTGTAAGTTCTCAACCTATCGTTAACTATAATAACAGTACTATTAATTTGCGACTGTATATAGATGAAGTAAATAGTTTGCTTACAGGTTATTATTCCGTAAATGGTGGGGGTGAAGTTTCCATAGGTTCCCTGAGCCTTCCCGCAAGCTACTTAGAGGGTAAAGAGAAATATGACAACATTAGTTTTGCAGGTATTTTTAGTTCTAAAAGAAGAGAACAAACCGCAGATGTAAACTATACTTTTGAAAGTTTTGCATTAGAGGCAGACGATGCTATAACAGATACTATTGATCCTATTAATATCAATTTTTCTGATTTAGCAACAGCGTCACCTGCGGGTTACAATAAAGATAGTGGGGATTCTTACGGTGATCGTGGGAACGGTTATTCCTACGGCTGGCTCAATGCGGAAACCAATGTTCCTGCAGTAGTAACAAATAGCGCCAGAATGCGTACTGTAAGTGGGGTAGGTGTTCTCAATAACTCCTTGATCCATATGCAGTATGGGAACGTAGATACTGATCCTAGCAAGGGTTATTTGCCAGATGCCAAGTGGGAATTGGCATTGCCCAATGGTTCTTATAATATAATCGTAAATGTAGGGGATCCAGAATTGGATTCACCATCTACAAGTACCCCTAAGCACACTATCAATGCCGAAGGTGTAAACGTGATAAACCAGTTTATACCTACTGGAGTCAAAGGTGCTGCTACCCGTTTCAAATCTGGAAGCTCCAGAGTCGTTGTTAGGGATGGAAGACTAACAATTGATCCAAGGGGTGGTTTCAATACTAAAATCAATTCAATACAAATTGAACAGGTAGGACTTAGTGATATCCCATATTTTACGGGCGTAAACCCACAAGATGGTGCTATTAATGTACCTGTGAACGGCTTCCAGATTGCTATTGAGATCGTTGTTCCAGAAGGTTATGAGCTTGATAAAACAACTACAAGCAATGCTAAAATCTATGAAGTTACAGCTGGGGGAGAGCAACTGGTTCCAGCAAATACGAATGATACCGGTGGAGGGGATGCCATTATCCTGACCCCATTAAACAAATTAAAAGAAAACACCACGTACATCTTAAAAATGCCTACGACTATTGAGGCTAATAAAATAGGTGATATTCAAGATAGAATTGCTTTTGAAGCTTTTGAGTCCCGTTTTACGACAGGTGAAGAAGATTTAGATACAAATCAGCCAGGCCGTGACCTTACAAACGTTTCATTTACTCAGGTGCGCGGAGCTGCATTGGGTGAGCGTGTCCAAAACGAACGTTTTTCAAGTATGCAGGTGGGACCTGATGGTAAACTTTACGCGAGTACCATAGGGGATTTTCAGTCTGATGGTAAGATATTCAGATGGGATATGTCTAATGATGGCACCCTGACCAATCTTGAAGTACTATCACCAGAGTTATCAGGAGCTAGTAATCCCGTAAATGGTAGCCCTCAAAATAACGACGTTCGTTTGATTATTGGTTTCAGGTTTGATCCTAATGCCACGGCAGAGAACCTTGTCGCTTATATTACACATAGTAAATCTTCAGAAAGTGATGGTCCAGAATGGGACGGTAAGTTGACACGCCTGAGCGGTCCAAAATTAGAATTGGTACAGGATGTTATAATACACTTGCCAAGGTCTAAGAAGGATCATTTGACAAACAGTCTGGCATTTGATATAAATGGGGATTTATTCATAAGTCAGGGTAGCAATACCGCTGGGGGTGAGCCTGATCCTGCATGGGCTTTCAGGCCAGAGCGTTTGTTGAGCGGTGCTATCCTTAAGGTAGAACTTGATAAACTTCCGGGTAATTTACCATTAGATGCCTACACTACTAATAATATAGGTGTCATAAACAGTGCGCCTACAAATTCCATCACTATGAGTGATGGAACGTACAATCCGTATGCTACAAATTCACCACTTACTATTTTTGCAACAGGTATACGTAATGCGTACGATCTACTGTGGCATTCTAATGGTTGGTTATATGTTCCAACCAATGGTACAGCTGGTAACAATACTAATTCACCCAATTCTCCAAGTACGGCAAATTATGAGTTGGCTAGACGAATTGATGGACGTACCACAGTTCCTAACGCACCAGCACTCCTGGGAGGTAATACTCAAAAGGATTGGCTTTTCAAAACCAAGGGAGGTACTTATCATGGTCACCCAAACCCATATAGGGGAGAGTTTGTACTTAACCATGGAGGAACATCCTATAGTGGTTTACCGGGACAGGTAAGAGAACCTTATAAAGATGTTACAAAATATCCATCTAACGTTCAGCCTGATCCTAATTACATGCAACCTGCATTTGATTTTGATTTTAACAAATCACCGAATGGGGTTATAGAATATAAGAGTGATGCCTTTGAAGGAAAATTGAAAGGTTTAATAATGGTGGTCCAGTTTAGTGGTCAGGACAATCTTTTATTACTTGATCCAGGAAGTAATGGTGATATCGCATATAACTACAATTCTGTCACAGGACTTGGTGGATTTGATGATCCTATCGAAGTAGTTGAAGATCCAAAAACAGGAAATATCTATGTGTCAGAATATGATAGGGATGGTAGTAGCTTACCTCAGCTTACCCTGCTCAGAGCTTCTGATCCTGCACAGCCTGGAGCTGTCATTGCTGCTAACACAAAGGAATTAATCTTTGAAACAACGGTAAATAACCAAGGATCTCAAAGTCAGCAGAAGAAGGTTACTATATCTAATGAAGGGGCAGAGGTGCTTAATATCACAGGAGTTTCCGTTAGTGGAAATTTTGCAGATCAGTTCAAAGATGCAAATCCTTCTGGAGCACAAAATATAGCACCTGGTGGAAGTGTTGAATATACGATCACGTATGCTCCTAATCTGGACCAAAGCAATATTGGTTATCAGGATGCCGCTTTTGTAATAAATAGCAATGATGAGAAAAATCCTCAATTTACCATAGGTCTTTTCGGTCTTAAGAAAAAAGGATATGAAGGTACCGGGGAACCTGCATTGCAGGATGTTGTAAATGCACTTGGTATAGGTCTTGATATTGGCTGGACAACGCTTGCTAATAATACTGACCCAGACCCTATTGCAGATGAAATTGAAGTGGAACGTTGGGTAAAACTCAATGCAGAAACACCTGTAAGAATTACGCCGGTAGGAAGATATTCTCCTGCAGAATCCCTGCCATTTGGTTGGTATACTAATGATGGCGAAATATTCACTCAGGAAATAGGAGTGTTGCAAGATGGTTTAGCAAACGCGCAAACGCTTTATCCACCTATGGAATCGAATGAATCCTCTGTTAATTTTGATCCACGAGGGGATGTATTTGGATTTTATGTTGAATCGCGGTCTTTCGGAAGATTTAATTATACCGAAGATATATTAAATGAACTCAGCGGTGTTGCACATCGATCGCGTATTTATCCTAATAAGGACAGAGAGGGGAATATTATTCCAAATAGCTATTTAATCACTTTTGAAGACGCATCAAATGGGGATTATCAGGATTATATGTTCATAATGGACAATGTTGTTCCTTTTAGTGAGGCTTTGCTTGCCTTCGGTTTTGATAAAGAGTCGTTGAAGTTCAGCACATCGGTGAACGAATTGGAAATAAACGATCAGGATGTTACCTTAAGTGTTTCCGGTCCTATCAAAGCAAATGAGATTAGTCTTGATGCTACCGAAGATTGGGTTGTGCTACCAGAGAATTTTGAATTTGAGAATCCGTTTAATATTGGCATTGATGCAGAAGGTTTGGCTATCGGAAACTATACAGCGGTTGTAACAGCTTCTGCTACGAACTACGCCAGCGCCAGCCTGTCAATCAATCTTTCTGTAACAGATGAGGTAGTTTATGTGTACCAATTTAACTTTCAGACTCCTGATGACATAGAAATCTCGCCTGAAGGGTATATTGATGACATAGGGCAACCATATGCTGCCCAGAGTACAGACATGGGTACCGTAGAATTTGGATGGGTACTTCCAGGTACTTTGACACCTGCAAACGCAGCGGTAAATGCACGAAACAGGAATACGGGAACAAACGATGATCCCTTATTAAAAACATTTAATATTATAGGCCATAGGACAGCGGCAACTTATCCTCTTAGGGACTGGACTGTAAAACTTCCTAACGGCAGCTATTTTGTAAACATTAGTGTAGGTGAAAATGAATTCAGGGATAGTAACCATGTTCTTGATG
It contains:
- a CDS encoding PKD domain-containing protein, with the protein product MKQPYTNLKLSFRPLYFLALLSILFFGLSSFTNIKIFDLRNAKVLENERHDPPQNEVCSPISILACEDIIKGLPLNLNFTEPVLNTLGDVNGTGTGFTAALEHSEARRSGDLPVSNAAVNGYEPSLISINNGGLELKSQAGINYLNPPESSNNNNQVNTLGIGLQSIVTPLTLETTLINITTGTGSAQAGIWFGIDEDNFVKLNVLANSVELRKELGGRSINGDTSPDQILIDNLGTVGQNVKLRMVVDPIAMSITAYYAINGGDFIQVTKSDYSALSLPEVYLSGRDLNSEISDVSFAGIYATHRNGSQFTARFDSFSAIVEKEELDLSFDKEALIFESIEGDVIDPQSVSLTANKGNPTFSLSDDPSSGDWLILPVNPELGVLEFNIKPDLAPNTYSTTIIAIPSNGDYTSAELQVSLVVRSKENARTENDISDFDITSATGPAVLNLEGHLVNIEVERGTDLTALTPVIGVSAGASISPDSGVVQDFTNPVLYTVTAEDGTMQEWSVRVTEAALENFSFIENFETYSIGNLHEVSNGAWSKERVTDASIPVVNEGLTSNTDFSIDLSQGQQTHDYETLISNPKELVAGQPFYFNTYFNVANLGVNTTDRIRSVVRIDDNLSGDQWIREQIAYTVDNKLVAMLGLEGSGSNQGAIAIDPGKTIQFVTRGVWDGNGTITYSWTIDPQLNLEQNVWTGAGTHAVQGTPRVGRIFIGSNGINNGSLGPIRLGTNYSEIVTEENTEDEPEAKPLLSLSPQRIVGDVIVDANLSLIKQITITNSGTAPLNAIEVVINGENAESFSINGIPQTVAPSESATFEVVFKPGSVGPKYASLRVTAADVNPMTVSLNGLGKLGNGGDKEPSLQWVLDTQLGEGAVTVGDNNADTNIIDLANGQNYNTLLGDELDIKSFERAASGNVTLEVLSAFGPEGADPVTAFGWYESGDSAVLNEIFTIGNVSGNGQTLNPVIDGATTFDPGTASFGFYSRWPFFNNRTLYSEDALNTFNGAIPHHVRVYELPGEENAYIIATEEHISGFDYQDIVVIARNIKPAGEEVAGCNPISILECDQLEVSLPYELSFDGTEGGLSNTGFTMVDNPSARIPQDGAINYPQVPGYEPSRISFSNGRMTLKAANGIAYVKNGTIAGTSTDVNSQINTLGVGINTAEYSNFSLRTTLVNPYSDATQNSEQAGLWFGLDEDNFAKLAIANGGVVELRTETNGLSVDSDAVSSQPIVNYNNSTINLRLYIDEVNSLLTGYYSVNGGGEVSIGSLSLPASYLEGKEKYDNISFAGIFSSKRREQTADVNYTFESFALEADDAITDTIDPININFSDLATASPAGYNKDSGDSYGDRGNGYSYGWLNAETNVPAVVTNSARMRTVSGVGVLNNSLIHMQYGNVDTDPSKGYLPDAKWELALPNGSYNIIVNVGDPELDSPSTSTPKHTINAEGVNVINQFIPTGVKGAATRFKSGSSRVVVRDGRLTIDPRGGFNTKINSIQIEQVGLSDIPYFTGVNPQDGAINVPVNGFQIAIEIVVPEGYELDKTTTSNAKIYEVTAGGEQLVPANTNDTGGGDAIILTPLNKLKENTTYILKMPTTIEANKIGDIQDRIAFEAFESRFTTGEEDLDTNQPGRDLTNVSFTQVRGAALGERVQNERFSSMQVGPDGKLYASTIGDFQSDGKIFRWDMSNDGTLTNLEVLSPELSGASNPVNGSPQNNDVRLIIGFRFDPNATAENLVAYITHSKSSESDGPEWDGKLTRLSGPKLELVQDVIIHLPRSKKDHLTNSLAFDINGDLFISQGSNTAGGEPDPAWAFRPERLLSGAILKVELDKLPGNLPLDAYTTNNIGVINSAPTNSITMSDGTYNPYATNSPLTIFATGIRNAYDLLWHSNGWLYVPTNGTAGNNTNSPNSPSTANYELARRIDGRTTVPNAPALLGGNTQKDWLFKTKGGTYHGHPNPYRGEFVLNHGGTSYSGLPGQVREPYKDVTKYPSNVQPDPNYMQPAFDFDFNKSPNGVIEYKSDAFEGKLKGLIMVVQFSGQDNLLLLDPGSNGDIAYNYNSVTGLGGFDDPIEVVEDPKTGNIYVSEYDRDGSSLPQLTLLRASDPAQPGAVIAANTKELIFETTVNNQGSQSQQKKVTISNEGAEVLNITGVSVSGNFADQFKDANPSGAQNIAPGGSVEYTITYAPNLDQSNIGYQDAAFVINSNDEKNPQFTIGLFGLKKKGYEGTGEPALQDVVNALGIGLDIGWTTLANNTDPDPIADEIEVERWVKLNAETPVRITPVGRYSPAESLPFGWYTNDGEIFTQEIGVLQDGLANAQTLYPPMESNESSVNFDPRGDVFGFYVESRSFGRFNYTEDILNELSGVAHRSRIYPNKDREGNIIPNSYLITFEDASNGDYQDYMFIMDNVVPFSEALLAFGFDKESLKFSTSVNELEINDQDVTLSVSGPIKANEISLDATEDWVVLPENFEFENPFNIGIDAEGLAIGNYTAVVTASATNYASASLSINLSVTDEVVYVYQFNFQTPDDIEISPEGYIDDIGQPYAAQSTDMGTVEFGWVLPGTLTPANAAVNARNRNTGTNDDPLLKTFNIIGHRTAATYPLRDWTVKLPNGSYFVNISVGENEFRDSNHVLDVNGITVVDFDQQNNNPNNLIYAEGTRLVDVTDGILRLSLNERGVNAKPNYIRIAPVNIATLPPTITATLDGLMFEENVYRGTVEVTLAAEDRSGSGSIENLAYIINGAPSIAYTEPFTVDGSGDYSILVEAEDGNGNTAVKTIEFSIEKPSGAVLYMENMTKIPGTQRGFPADDYYTFYRIGNPNTGGAAPNVALTHDTNIMRLNNTGTGTLIISDVQISDTRDYTYSFVNNIGEMSFPISIEPGASRDVQIRITASTTNGRSALFKENITIISNADNGGESIATLNGGFTPQPEGNDEITAQQVFDAFGFTSTMRSIVNDNGTITPTNSEPTRPSSNYPKAENIDAGYEGDLILSSNFVQADKSKPVLGLQLSALHGKGADNGRFVSVSGNTTVGGMDFRHTNTYYQTLLPNRGSDLNADRVSSISGSFRLAVANYLSSGGNNISGDRPDLLGLRVYKAKDQNGNIIPNEYIVLQDFIQNGCGAGSANCDWNDNTFYFINIRPEAVPSALPIEDLFVNVGSTFENDLSGYFQKGYPGNKLSFSATLADGSELPSWMEIDDKGNLLGAVPEDADPSYVLTITAKDLNGLLVTENALINVNSAPEAVIAATPLKGQSPLEVTFTGENSTDNGDLLSYLWDFSDGETSEDVNPVHVYNELGTYNAKLTVTDENGLEDSAIITITVAENVAPLALASADLIEGQAPLKVNFTGDNSSDDLAITNYQWNFGNDQTSEEINPTYTFEESGVYEVSLTVTDEKGLFDSQFLTITVNENTAPIAIASADLTEGKVAHTVNFSGDASTDDVEIVTYSWDFGNGTSSDEMNPQYTYETEGTYEVTLTVADDRGVENTSNAILISVLPANTAPVAIAEADVTSGAIPLAVQFTGSNSQDDSEVITYFWNFGNGDTSDEANPSYVFSQPGNYTVVLVVEDEEGQFGVATLTVTAGLDNTAPVAVIDGGPFTGNTPLDVYFVGDNSTDDKGVVSYIWDFGDGSFANVNNPTHRYNSPGSYLVQLTVYDAEGLQDNAQTSVIVNSVGGGAIAPIAVANANITQGTSPLPVNFDGSESSDDTGTIANYRWTLNTVEISNVATFDYVFNEEGSYEVILTVTDEDGLSNSDNITIEVDAANIAPVAVAQSDKTQGEAPLNVMFTASASTDDNAITAYNWTIAGTSISNAESFDYTFTESGVYEVNLKVTDAEGLTATDMLTINVEQADVNNDFALRINAGGPEVVHNGQVFASDRNFVDGKQYTNTEATVSTLFQSERSSLSRKFDYVLPVPDGTYTVNLYFAEIYWGANGGGPGGNRKRVFDVVINGDLVLNNYDVNADVGPQTEVVKTYEVTVSGGQLVINFSGLSAVGGIDQPKLSALEVVAVGDPVNQAPKAIVSATPLSGNAPLEVLFTGSNSTDDKQIVNYLWSFEDGATSTIQDPVYTFTEAGDYVVTLQVEDEEGLTSSADVTISVSPANTAPEAVASATPLNGTAPHLVNFTGSNSTDDNEIVSYSWIFGDGGTASVMDPEYTYTTAGTYYASLTVTDAEGLTDTTSPITIQVEGTSGNDDVAIYLNTGSSVNVNFEGREFVGDVSLANLYNSAHTYANPNASTITLYQTERGSAENLETLSYAIPVPNGTYRVQTYHNELWWGKGRTGGAGKRVFDILIENDLVKDNFDIFKVSNNNPTRLDFNNIVVTDGVLNIDLPATADRASISGIAIESSVNQKPVAVASATPKTGSAPLLVNFDASVSRDDVKVTGYLWQFEPGVTSTEVKPDHVFTETGTYTVSLTVTDAQGLSDQTSLTIQVNEAPNESEVAMYLNTGSATNVNLEGHTFVGDINTPSIYNGSYTYEDSSAPVTSLYRTERGTEANLGTLNYAIPVPNGIYTVSTYHAELWWGKKGSRATAGKRVFDILIEGNLVKDNFDIFRESNNRPTKLSFYNIEVKDGILNMSLPASVDKPTISGIAIEGSSVNRAPVAIITATPKTGTAPFEVSFNSDNSTDDKGIVAYRWDFKDGSVSTQKNPRHVFATTGNYNVSLRVTDGEGLTATAEVLIEANGCNAVPEPWSSIDVGDVAAIGSTCYNNGEFSVSASGADIWGSRDEFHFVYRQLTGDGEIIARLSSLTEINNWTKAGVMMRAGTAANAKHALMTLAADPTISGKGSYGYAFQSRSTTGGSTLSNTPKILPNAGLPYYVRLVRTGNSFTGYISQTNGNWTQVSSATISMDATIQVGIATTSHKDGTLAQAVFNNVSVRNTGETSAITAAPLSGVAPLRVDFNSSNTQERAYIDASLTYFWEFQDGKTSTKVDPKHTFEKAGFYPVSLTVKRGEEVLYQNTVEVVVDGVSDGSFAEEILQEGVQTTRLYPNPASTNVTLEVAKQSKSITKINIFDVRGRMILEFDAEKINDNGRYYLNVESLEAGVYMLTISGNEGLVEQKRLLIKG